The DNA sequence GCCTGCGGCGCGCCGCTGCCCAACCGGGCAGCGCGCCGCACCCGCACCCCGGACCCGCTGGAGCACCAAGACAGGAGTGACGCCAGGGAAGCGCGCCCCACGCATGCGCCCGGGATTCCCGGTACTATCCCGGTAGTAGAAAGGCCCCCGGCAGGTCAGCCGGCGGGCACAGCACATACGGGCAACGCGCGCAGGGGCACCCTGCATACGGGCACCGGGCCGGGCACGACCGGCGGTTCCACAAGGGTGGAAGCCGCTCCAGGGGGAGGAACGGGAATGGCAGTGAACCTTCAGCTTGTTCCGGCTGCGGCGGGCAAGCGGCTTGGCGCTGCCGTCATCGACTGGCTGCCCGGGGTGGCAGTGCTGGTGGTGACGTTCGCCATCGGATTTGCCGGGATCACCCGCACCAGGAGCGGCGGGTTCATCGTGTACGACACCTCTTCCCTGGTGCTGTTCGGCGGAATCGGCCTGGGCCTCACCCTGGCCTACCTGTTCGTCGTGCTCGGTCTGGAAGCCCGCAGCGGCAAAACGCCCGGCAACCTGGCCATGGGCATCCGCAGCGCGGACCAGGACGGCTACGCACCCGGTGCGGGCGCTGTGTTCCTGCGCGGCCTCATCACCGGGGCGGGCATCCTCCTGGCCCTGCTGGCGGCAGTGCTGGTAGTGGTCTTCAAATGGTTCGACGCCGCCCTGTTCATCCTCGGCCCGCTGCTCCTGGTGGGTGCTGCCTGGGCTGTGCTGGTGGTGGTTTCCAACCGTTGGGACAAGAACGGCGGCCTCCGGGGCTGGAATGACACCGCTGCCAAGACCCTCGTGTTCGACGTCAAGGCAGGCAGGGACCCCATCACCACCGGCGGCATCCAGGGTCCCTACAGCTTCGCGCCCCTGGACCTCCCGCCTGTGCAGCAGGTGCTCTCCCCGGTGGCCGGGGCCAAAGCGCCGCAAACCGCCGCACCGCAAACCGCCGCACCCCAAGCCGGCTCCCAGCCACCTGCTCCGGTACTGCAGTCTCCGCCACCTGCTGTCCCGGCCCCGTACAACCCAGCCCCCTACAACCCGGCCCCTGCGGCTCCGGCACCGCAGGTCAACGGACCGCAGGCGTCCGCGCCCCAAGCACCTGCGCCGTCGGCCACCATGCCTTCGCAGACCATGCCGTACACCTCGCCGGCGTCCTTCGCGCCGCCCGCGGCCGGTTCCCAGGGCGTTCCCCCGGGGCACCGGGTGCCTTCGCAGCATGTGGACGACGACGTCGAACGCACCCAGGTGCGTCCCGGCGCCGGAGGACCAGCCCAGGTGGCCGTCCTCCGCATCCGCCTGGACGACGGCCGCGACTTCCAGCTGGACCGCAGCGTCCTGGTGGGCCGGAACCCGGTGGGGCAATCGGGCGAACAGCACGCCCAGCTGCTGGCTGTAGACGACCCCGGGCGCTCCATCTCCAAGACGCACCTGCACCTGCTCACTGACGGTGCGGGCATCTGGGTGACGGACCGGCAGTCGACCAACGGAAGCGCCGTCACCACCCCGGACGGCCTGCGCACCCCCCTGGTGCCGGGCGTCCCCACGTTTGTTACCCCGGGATCCAGCGTGCACTTTGGAGACCGTACCTTTTACCTAGGACAGGCATGAACCAGCACCCCGCCAGTGTTTCCTCCACCATCCAGCCGGGGCCGGGCCTCAGCCTTACCTACGGCTACGGGACGGACAGGGGACTCCGCCGGGAGCTGAACGAGGATTCCTACATCGCCGCCGACCCGATCTTCGCCGTGGCTGACGGCATGGGCGGACACGAGGCCGGCGAAATCGCCAGCGGCCTGTGCGTGCGCGCCCTGGCAGAAATGCCCCAGGTCACCACGGGGGAGCGGAACATTACCGCGTCCCTCCTCCAGGAGTACCTGGTCCGTGCCGACGCCTCCATCCGGGAAGCCACAGGCGCCCGCGCCGGCACCACCCTGACGGGCGCTGTGGTGGTGGAGCAAATGGGCGTGCCGTACTGGCTGGTCATGAACATTGGCGATTCCCGCACCTACCGGCTCAGCCAGGGCCGGTTCGAGCAGATCAGCGTGGACCATTCCGAGGTCCAGGAGCTCGTGGACGCCGGCGAGATCACCGCACAGGAAGCCACCGTCCATCCCCGCCGCCACGTGGTCACCCGGGCCCTGGGCACCGGGGACGAGACGGAGGCGGACTACTGGCTCCTCCCCGTGGAGGAAGGCGACCGGGTGCTGGTCTGTTCGGACGGCCTCACCGGGGAATTGCCGGACGAGGAGATCCTCCGGATCCTCAGCACCGTGGCTGCGCCGCAGGACGCAGTGGACGCCCTGATCCAGGCTGCCCTGCGCAGCGGCGGCCGGGACAACGTGACGGCCATCGTGGTGGACGCCAGGAACGTAGCGAACGACGACGGCACCGGCACCACGGCACCCCGCCACACCCCGGCGGACGGGGACGAAGTGACGCTGCCGCGGCCGGCTGCGTCCGAAGCCGTCACGCAGCCCCTGCCGGCGCCCGTCGAAGCCGGCACCGACCAGGACGGAGAGCCCGGACGATGACCGGCGCCAGCTACATTCCCGGCACCTGGCTGGGCATCGTCCGGTCCGGGACCGCAGTCCTCCTGGGCCCGGAGACACCCGCCGGACTCGCAGGGGCCATTTGGGAGCTCCTGGCTTCGCAGCCCGAGCCGCACGAGGTCCTGGCAGCCGTCACCAGCAGTTCCGGTGGCTCCCTGACCCGCATCCCGTCCTTCGGCATCCTGGATTTCAACGGGTCCTTGCGGGTCTTCCTGCGCGGTGACCTCGACCTCACCGTGGAGCAGCCCGGCGGCCCGGTGGAGCTCGACGGCCGAGACGTGACCACCTGGAACGAGCGCAGGTTCGTCGTGCCCGGGACATGCCGGCTGGGTATCGCCAGCGGTGCCACGGCGGGGAAGGCCGCGGGACGCCCCGGCCGGCCGCTCGGTGAACAGCTGCTGGGTGAACAGCCGCTGCCTGAACTGCCGCTGGCTGAACTGCCGCTGGGGGAGGGTGTGGTGCTGCTCCAGACGCTGACCCTGTGCGCGCCGGCCGGCCCTGCCGCCGTCGGTGGTCCTGCCGCAGTGGACCGCGAAGAATCCCCGGGGAAACCGGCCAGTGTGGATGGCCCGTTCGCCGTCAGTTCTTCCGGCGAGGTGGACGGTCCAGCCGGCTTCGACCAGGCCCTTACCCCGGAAGCGCCAGCAGGTGGGGGCGAAACAGCCGACGATTCCCCCGTGGGGACCCCTAGTGGCATCCCGGCCGCAATCGCCGGAGACCCGCAGCAACCTGACGCGCTGCCGGATCCGGTACCCTCCGCGCACCACCTTGATCCGGAAGCCACCATTGCCCCCGGCGCGATCATCGACGCCGACGGAGAGCTCCTCGAAGCAACCGGCAACGAAGACCCGACCAGCCTTGGGGACCCAGGATCGGAGCTGCCCGGTTCCGGTGCCGCCGGGGCGGACTCAACCACCGCTGCGGCAGGCCACGGTGATGCGGGTCCCGCGGTGGAGATGACCACGTCCTACGACCACCTGTGGGACCGCACCGTCATGAGGAACATCGAAGACGCAGCCGTCCGCGAGGACCCCGACGCCGACTCCGGACATGTAGTGCCGCAGCAACAGCC is a window from the Arthrobacter sp. NicSoilC5 genome containing:
- a CDS encoding RDD family protein, producing MAVNLQLVPAAAGKRLGAAVIDWLPGVAVLVVTFAIGFAGITRTRSGGFIVYDTSSLVLFGGIGLGLTLAYLFVVLGLEARSGKTPGNLAMGIRSADQDGYAPGAGAVFLRGLITGAGILLALLAAVLVVVFKWFDAALFILGPLLLVGAAWAVLVVVSNRWDKNGGLRGWNDTAAKTLVFDVKAGRDPITTGGIQGPYSFAPLDLPPVQQVLSPVAGAKAPQTAAPQTAAPQAGSQPPAPVLQSPPPAVPAPYNPAPYNPAPAAPAPQVNGPQASAPQAPAPSATMPSQTMPYTSPASFAPPAAGSQGVPPGHRVPSQHVDDDVERTQVRPGAGGPAQVAVLRIRLDDGRDFQLDRSVLVGRNPVGQSGEQHAQLLAVDDPGRSISKTHLHLLTDGAGIWVTDRQSTNGSAVTTPDGLRTPLVPGVPTFVTPGSSVHFGDRTFYLGQA
- a CDS encoding protein phosphatase 2C domain-containing protein; amino-acid sequence: MNQHPASVSSTIQPGPGLSLTYGYGTDRGLRRELNEDSYIAADPIFAVADGMGGHEAGEIASGLCVRALAEMPQVTTGERNITASLLQEYLVRADASIREATGARAGTTLTGAVVVEQMGVPYWLVMNIGDSRTYRLSQGRFEQISVDHSEVQELVDAGEITAQEATVHPRRHVVTRALGTGDETEADYWLLPVEEGDRVLVCSDGLTGELPDEEILRILSTVAAPQDAVDALIQAALRSGGRDNVTAIVVDARNVANDDGTGTTAPRHTPADGDEVTLPRPAASEAVTQPLPAPVEAGTDQDGEPGR
- a CDS encoding FHA domain-containing protein — translated: MTGASYIPGTWLGIVRSGTAVLLGPETPAGLAGAIWELLASQPEPHEVLAAVTSSSGGSLTRIPSFGILDFNGSLRVFLRGDLDLTVEQPGGPVELDGRDVTTWNERRFVVPGTCRLGIASGATAGKAAGRPGRPLGEQLLGEQPLPELPLAELPLGEGVVLLQTLTLCAPAGPAAVGGPAAVDREESPGKPASVDGPFAVSSSGEVDGPAGFDQALTPEAPAGGGETADDSPVGTPSGIPAAIAGDPQQPDALPDPVPSAHHLDPEATIAPGAIIDADGELLEATGNEDPTSLGDPGSELPGSGAAGADSTTAAAGHGDAGPAVEMTTSYDHLWDRTVMRNIEDAAVREDPDADSGHVVPQQQPALPAAEPLPALGAGEDAAPGGSSAESGAGPAGAADAGPADARSDASAGHGDGSNGTAATPSRPASSGVLIDSVPWRTAGTAPAPTEPGTGSDAPAREFAPFQGPPAAYEPGPPAFGPAPVHELPADAPQAHNPPVHNPQVQQPDTGQEPAAGFDPDHDGQTVMKSSVAGSTAGPAADAPAARQDAGGGPLVLARVCAQGHANPPTRAQCSVCGAALLPDAVQVARPRLGRMRLSTGDLLDLDQSMVIGRQPSVSRVQGGVMPRLVQVASPGGDISRSHVEVRLEGWHVMLCDLKATNGTVLVREGQPPRRLAQNEMAILLDGDIAELGDNISLRFEEIP